The Penaeus vannamei isolate JL-2024 chromosome 39, ASM4276789v1, whole genome shotgun sequence genome includes the window agggagggagggagggagggagggagggagagagagagagagggagaggatgggagagagggaaaaggatgggagagatggagggagagggagggagagggagggagagagagggagagggagaggatgggagagagggagggagagggagggagggagagagggagggagggagggagggagggagggagggagggagagagggagagagagagagagagagagagagagagagagagagagagagagagagagagagagagagagagagagagagagagagagagagagagagagagagcgcagtggAGGGAGCTATAtcatgagagaaaaagataaacagattttCAGAGATTGAAGTATTATTAGGCCCTGCCAACACTGTGAATTACCTCGACTGTTGTTGGCATTACTTAATCATAACTGTTGTGATTGTTATCTATCAGGGTCTTATCAATATTCTCAAGACGGGAGGTTTCAAATGCTGTAAAAGTGCAATACATCTAATGCAGTTAAATCaaaaatacacatattcacaaagaAGATCCTAAACACTTTCACAAAACATGATTATAGGGTCAAATATCATTTAAATACCTacgttatatgtattatatgtcaaTAGAAACGACCCTTCTTAtataccattatcctcatcaccacagcTACAATCTCCATCATAAAACTTCTttgtcctcccctcctacctcgtctccctttctccttcccctttcctccttccttctcttcctctccccctttctctctcctttcccccttccttctcttcctctctccccctttctctctcctttcccccttccttctcttcctctctcctttcccccttttcttctcctctccctctctccccctcttcgctcAAACCCGAAACCCACAGCAAACAACCGAACGAGGGAACACAGCAAAGACCCAACAATCCCCGGTTGCATTAACAATAAATATCCGACGGACATTCACGGCCGAACTTCGTACCTGGGACTATTATTAGCTCGGGTAATTAGCAGCGAACTATCCGTGACATCGTTAATTAGGATTAGCATAAGTGTTTCCCGGGCGACTCGGGCGTGTCTCCGAACCGCCTTGTTTAGGTTTGGTTTACATCTCGTTCGGGTTTTGTTTACATGTCGAGCGAGACTTTACATACACGATTTTACTGCTGTCGAGGCTGCCTCCATGTTGTCGACGCCCACGTacctgaaaaggagaaaaaatataaattaaccaCCAAAccattaaatatattcatacataatcaatttacaaaaaaaacgtctatagaaaaatataaatactgtACAGAAACGGGAAAAGTGAACACAACGGcgataaaacacacataaaccaacatattaataacaacataaaaaggcACACGACCTGCGAGTAAGACTACACACTACTCACAAAAGGCCCTGCAAGTCTGCAAATCACCACACGTACCCAAACATACAAAGACGTgtccaaacgaaaaaaaaaactattataaagacgattaaacaaacgaaaaagacacAAAACGCATTGTAAAGACgattaaacaaacagacagacaaacacacccgaCTGCAAACAAagagacgaaaggggaaaagTTGCTCAATAAACTCTCGAAAGCAGATTTAATACACGCCATTAGCCTGCATTAGACGCTCCGATGAAAATTTCCCTCTGAACAATCTGGGAGTTCTAGTACTAAACGTCGACAGCAGAACTCGCGCCAAACAAGAACACCATAAAACAGTTTATGATTACCTCTAAATTGCCCATTACTTCACCGGCCGCTCAAGGAGGGTGGGCGGACGGAccctgtgttgttgttgtttttttattgattcttgtttgtttcttagaCGCTTTCGAAGAGTCTGAAGAGTCTGCCATGTGTCCCTGTCGTTAACTGGAACTTCGAGGCGACGGGAACGACTCACACGCACTCCGGGAAACGACTCGTAACGGCAACGCAAAAGACGGTTAGTAAAGCCTctgtgcccttccctcccccttctcccccacccccaacccccaaccaacacccacgcccaccctgcacccccaaccaacccccacgcccatcctccccaacccccaaccaccccccacgcccatcccccgaCCCCCAACCAACACCCACGCCCAAccaacacccacgcccacaccccaccccacgccacGCCACAGACCCACCCACGCCCCGTCATGCACAGCCCCATTTACGTCATGAACAACGTCAAAACACAAGAGATCTCAACCTTCCCCGCGCCACCCACTCTcgacccccattctcccctcctcttctggcactccccctcccccttcccaacccctagACCTcgacatccactccctccccctcagccccctcctccttctacttctcctcctacccttcctcctcctcttacccttcttcttcttcttcttcttcttcttcttcttcttcttcttcttcttcttcttcttcttcttcttcttcttcttcttcttcttcttcctcctcctccttttcctgctgctcctccttctcctcctcctccacccccacctcctccccctccatcccacctcctccccctccatcccacctcctccccctccatccccacctcctccccctccacccccacctcctcctcctcctcctccactaaagGTCTACCTCCACCTTAGCCCACTCCGAGCGCCACTcagccctcgccctccctcgcgctGAGTCAGTGGAGTGCGTGGTCGTCTGTCAAGGTCCCCCTCGAGATTGGGCCGCGAGGATCCTGTGCTTGAAGGGAAAGGTAGACGTGTTCTGGACGTgtctggagaggggaggagggaaggaatgcgtGGGAGTGGaactgggagagggaagaaggagggggagagtgagaaggaaggagagagacgatggagcgtgagaagaagaaaaaaagattgggagagggattGAGTAAATGGAaaggtgagagacagggagagggatctGGAGAAGGatctagagggagaggaggaggaggaggaggaggaggaggaggaggagggaggaggaggaggaggaggagaaggagaaggagaaggagaaggagaaggagaaggagaagagagaaggagagagagagagagagagagagagagagagagagagagagagagagagagagagagagagagagagagagagagagagatggaaagagagtggggaagggatagagagaggaagagaagacgagtgagagagacagagagaagaggagattgcTAAGAGCGTCAGGGAAAAAAGGCGctgtgatagaaagaaagaacaagaagcaaTAGAAAGGAAGACTAAAACGCAAACGAACCACCAAAAGAAAGTAAGCAAAAGAAAacacttctccttttcttcctctctgctctctcctctcctctcctctcctccctccctccccgcttccctctcccaacctctcttccTGCTAAGTATTACCCgttcctcccagtctctctccaAATGAAGCTCATTTACAATAACAGTCTCgcgtcccccctcctttctcccatcaaTTCCgcaacctccccacccctccccttctcccctcacctcctactacctccccctccttcccctcccctgctaccacccctccctcccctcaccttgaCTAGCCGGtgcctctccctgtttcccctcacctctgctatcccctctctccccacctcgcctgttccacccctccctcctccttcctctcttcccctcaaccccaccttaccttccccttcccctccctcccctccccttaccttctcttctcccctccctcctccttcctctcctcacactctcccctccttcctcccctcccccctcacttcacctctccttacctccccatcccttccccctccctcccctccccttaccttctcttctcccctctcccctccctcctccttcccctcctccctcctccttcctctcttcccctccctcccccacctccccatcccttcccctcccctccccttccccttaccttctcccctccctcccctccctcctccttcctctcttcccctcctcacggTCCCACGTAAGTTAGCGTGATAGTAAATTAAATGTTTAACCTACGCCGGAGGGCTGCGGCGGACACAGAGCGAGACACGGAATGAAAGCCGAGCACTTCTCTTGGCGCAAAGAAAATGTGGGGGGAAAAAAcgtgagtgaaagaggaagggtgagagggagagagagggggggggggagagggagagggagggaaagaggtgggaggaggaagggagggagggaaagagaggggaggaggaagggaggtagggtgtaagtgtgagagagggagggagagagagagagagagggagagagagagagagagagagagagagagagagagagagagagagagagagagagagagagagagagagagagagagaaagattaacagagagagattaagagcaagagagaaagaatcaaacCGAGACTTACCAAACCAGGAAACAAaacctcccaaaaaaaaaaaaaaaaaaaaaaaaaaacacacacaagaaaacatcaCTCCAAAACGAAACCGAAAGATCAAAAGCgtgaaaccttaaaaaaaaaaaataaaataaaagaagaagaaagagcagaagatgAGACCGTCTCGCCTTATCATACACATCCTGCAAGCTGTACTGCAGAGCAACATTGACCCGCCTCTCCCAGACGCAGCTGACGTCacccgccccccctcgccccgcGCCAACCGGCCAAGCGGAGCGAAGTAAACGCGCGTGAGTGACAACGCCGACGAAATTACAAGCAAATTACGGAAATAATTCTCGACTTCCTCCGAACAAGGGGTTTCGCCGTGacgcaagagggagagggggggggggggacccacgTGCCCCGCTGCCCTCGCATCCCCACGTGCCCCGCTGCCCTCGCATCCCCACGTGCCCCGCTGCCCTCGCATCCCCACGTGCCCCGTTGCCCTCGCATCCCCACGTGCCCCGCTGCCCTCGCATCCCCACGTGCCCCAATCCTCTCGCATCCCCACGTGCCCCAATCCCCTCGCATCCCCACGTGCCCCGCTGCCCTCGCATCCCCACGTGCCCCAATCCCCTCGCATCCCCACGTGCCCCGCTGCCCTCGCATGCCCACGTGCCCCGCTGCCCTCGCATCCCCACGTGCCCCACTGCCCTCGCATCCCCACGTGCCCCATTCCCCCCGCATCCCCACGTGCCCCATTCCCCTCGCATCCCCACGTGCCCCATTCCCCTCGCATCCCCACGTGCCCCAATCCCCTCGCATCCCCACGTGCCCCATTCCCCTCGCATCCCCACGTGCCCCAATCCCCTCGCATCCCCACGTGCCCCATTCCCCCTCGCATCCCCACGTGCCCCGCTGCCCTCGCATCCCCACGTGCCCCACTGCCCTCGCATCCCCACGTGCCCCGCTGCCCTCGCATCCCCCACGTGCCCCATTCCCCTCGCATCCCCACGTGCCCCATTCCCCTCGCATCCCCACGTGCCCCATTCCCCTCGCATCCCCACGTGCCCCAATCCCCTCGCATCCCCACGTGCCCCAATCCCCTCGCATCCCCACGTGCCCCGCTGCCCTCGCATCCCCAAGTGCCCCGCTGCCCTCGCATCCCCACGTGCCCCGCTGCCCTCGCATCCCCACGTGCCCCAATCCCCTCGCATCCCCCCGTGCCCCAATGCCCTCGCATCCCCACGTGCCCCGCTGCCCTCGCATCCCCAAGTGCCCCGCTGCCCTCGCATCCCCACGTGCCCCGCTGCCCTCGCATCCCCACGTGCCCCGCTGCCCTCGCATCCCCACGTGCCCCGCTGCCCTCGCATCCCCACGTGCCCCAATCCCCTCGCATCCCCACGTGCCCCGCTGCCCTCGCATCCCCACGTGCCCCGCTGCCCTCGCATCCCGACGTGCCCCGCTGCCCTCGCATCCCCACGTGCCCCGCTGCCCTCGCATCCCCACGTGCCCCAATCCCCTCGCATCCCCACGTGCCCCATTCCCCTCGCATCCCCACGTGCCCCAATCCCCTCGCATCCCCACGTGCCCCGCTGCCCTCGCATCCCCACGTGCCCCAATCCCCTCGCATCCCCACGTGCCCCAATCCTCCATCCCCAAAGAGTTGACTTCTTGCTCTCCGACTCACACGTTTCTCCATCCTTGAGGCccgtcttatctcttatcttatcttatcccaAATCTCAGACAGACTATATCTCGTCCTTGAATTTCCGCTCGTCTCTGTgaggtctttcttttttttctttccttctttccctctttctttctctttcttttttgtcttctttctttctctctttctttttttgtcttctttctttctctttctttttttgtcttctttctttctcttttttcttttttttttttgtcttcgcctattcttcctcacctttccccaatcctctcttccactccctaaATACCAATTCCgtatttcccctcacccttcccccatcctccatttccttccccccctaccctctccgaTCTCCCATTCACCCTTTCGAACAAAacc containing:
- the LOC113810838 gene encoding uncharacterized protein, which produces MPTCPAALASPRAPLPSHPHVPHSPRIPTCPIPLASPRAPFPSHPHVPQSPRIPTCPIPLASPRAPIPSHPHVPHSPSHPHVPRCPRIPTCPTALASPRAPLPSHPPRAPFPSHPHVPHSPRIPTCPIPLASPRAPIPSHPHVPQSPRIPTCPAALASPSAPLPSHPHVPRCPRIPTCPNPLASPRAPMPSHPHVPRCPRIPKCPAALASPRAPLPSHPHVPRCPRIPTCPAALASPRAPIPSHPHVPRCPRIPTCPAALASRRAPLPSHPHVPRCPRIPTCPNPLASPRAPFPSHPHVPQSPRIPTCPAALASPRAPIPSHPHVPQSSIPKELTSCSPTHTFLHP